Genomic window (Vigna radiata var. radiata cultivar VC1973A chromosome 1, Vradiata_ver6, whole genome shotgun sequence):
CGTCTCCATTAGACCAGAACAAGCCAGTAAGAAACTTGAAATCTTCCTCTATAATGGCAGAATCTTGCAGAGAGAATGCGCGCGATGGACCTCCAGCTAACAAAACCAATAAGAACCCATCAAAAGAAGCCCGCATTACTTCAACAATTACACGAGTTCTAACTTTATCATGCACTGTAGATGATATGATCTCCAGGTATTGCTCAAGCTCCTGAAGATAAAGCTCAATCCTGGCGGATGCAACTTGTCCAACATATAGCCCATCCCAGAGAACGTGACTCAGATCATGGAAAACGATTTTGTATGCTATACATTCGCAGAGTTGATGAATGCCTTCCACAGCAGCAGATGCAGAAAGCTTGAACTTCAAGCTCGCCCCATTTGCTATATCGTCTGTAGCAGATTTAGAACTGCTGAGATTGGCAACTATCCTCTTCTCCAAAACCCCTAACTCCATTCGAATGCGCTGCATGGTATTGATGCGAACAGACATCTGGGCTATATCAATTGAGCTGTTTCCATTAGTGGTTCCAACATGTGCTTTCCTCCTCTGAGCCACTTGTGACCTTTCTTTCTTCCTGAATACAccattgaattttgattttgttgaacaCCTAGTCAGTTCAGGCAATGTTGGAATGAAGCTACTAGGGCTCCCTGCAGATCAAAGAAAAGGGAAATCCTGGTCAAACAGTGATTCAAGAAGTTCCCTTGGTAAAAAAAACGTCATGCAATACATATATACCGCAGCCAGATTTGGCTTCCAAAATATACTGTTGGAGGGACTTGTCAAGACCAGACATCAAATCAGGAAGCAGATCAGCATGCATGGGTATAGGCAACAGAAAGAAAGCCTCCAGAGTATCATCTATTATTCGTAGAACTTCAACAGCAGAAGGTGCAAAACCCTCTTTATTTGCCTGTGGATTCCATACCTATGGGAAGCAAAGGTGAAGTTAAAAATTACATCTTTTAAACTTGCCAACATCTTCAAATAACCTCTAAAAAATTCAATGGAAGGAGATTACGAGATTAAGAGCAACAACCTCTTGTCGGAGATTTCTGTCAACCCATTCCCCCAATCTATCTACTCTGATCTTTATCCATGACTTTACCAGAGTAGCAATTACAGCTTCAGCTTCATAAGGTTGCATTTCCCTTATAATGGATTTTCCACCATCTTCACTGTCAACAGAATCGGCCACTGCTATCTGCACCAGATCTTTCTCCAATTTGTCGGCAGCCATCAGCACTTCTATTGCATCAGGTGTCAACTCGCTAATACCCTTAACATACTTCTTCAACTCATTTCCATAACACACATGAAGGGTTGCAATGGCAACACCAGCAGCGTGAGGATGCCATCTCTTTAGTTTGGGGCTAAATATTGCTTTCTCATTATAAGCCAGTTCGGTAATATCTCGAGCAAGGATAGAAAGAATGGGAAAGACTTTATTCTGTTTTCTTGATGGATTCTTGTTAGGGTCCAGTTTCTCCAATTTCTGCcttaaagaagataaaaaagagtTAGGTCGTACTGAGCACCACATTAGGAAAAATCAAAAAGCTGATTTTATCCAGTCAGTGGTATCAAAAGTAAACAATACATACAAACATGTCATAACTTGTCATATGTAAAGAAAGTATTCATATTTAAGGGAGGTGGAAAGAATCACAGAACTTGCCTGAATGAAAACAGCATGCAAAGATGATCTAATATAATTATCAACTCTAGTGTATTCTACatcatcttctttcttcttcttccgaTTGTAGTCATGAGAGAAATCTTCTAATATCTTTGCTGATAATACTGCAAGTGAAACTACACTTTCCATTGATTCAATATTACCATCATCGAAAGTATCATGGTATGCAAGGAGCCTTTTCTCTGCCCAACTTAATATCAAACTCAATGTGTTTCTCAAAATTTTTGAACAAAGAGGATCTTTTGAGCATCCACTAtctttcccaacttcttccaATAAATTACTAGATGCAAACAGAAGATCATTCTCCACTTGGCCAGTGACAACATACCTATGAAACAAGACCCATGAGAAACAAATGTTATGCAGCGTCTCATTAATTCCAAGCATAACCCAGGTCTTCTTAACGAGTTCTAAGACCTCATCAACCTCTTCTATCACAGAAGATTCTGCATGAAGATCAAAACATGCTTCCAAAAGAGTTTGGTAGATCCAAAGGTTCAGTGGAGAACCATCAGCCCAGTGGCATGTCTCAGAAATAGATCCACTAGGTGATCTGCAAGCAAGAGACAATACAGCAGTCCGAAAGGTTTGTATTGATTCACCGTTCTTTCCAATATCCATGGATTTCTCAAGTGCTCCATGGATTATGTTCCGGAGGGTCTGTGCAGAGGGATCTGATTTATCTAAGGGAAGATACGGATGCAAGAGAAGTCCCACCTCAAGAACCTTCAAATGTCTCCTCAGCCAAACCTCATACTCTTGTTGACTGGGAATATCAGAACTCCTAAACAGCTGGATTAACTCCAAAGGAAGAACAACTGTCTCCATGCGTCTTCCAAGCTATTTCATGAACAAACACCTAGTAGTAAGCTATTACTGTAATTAAACAGATACAAAGAACCATAATGCACATATTCAAACTATAAATTTTGATCCACGTGTTTCCATCCAACTATAGAGAAAGAAATGAACTGAAATTGACCCTTTTGTAACAGTAGTAAACATTTCCCACTTAATGGTCAccaaacaaacaataaacaGAAGTTATATTATGCAATCAATGATAACTGATGTTTATTAGCTTCTTGTCTGTCTTCATAtagtttcaaattataattgtgttcttttgaagaaaaagcTCAGTGGTCAGCAACTTGAAAATCAGGTCAGCTAAATGACATTAGGCCCGTTCAATAACTTTGGACTGAGGTTTTGTTGAGTCTATTGTGTCACCTGTTACATTAAATATTGAAGATAGAATGTGTCAAGCATCGTTGCCACCATCATGAGCAACAACCTACGAATCACCAATACTTCAATTTGTTTCTAATAGTCTCagatatttcaaaaatacataTTAAGGAAGTATCGAAGCCTTTAAATGATGTTACAAACACTCGATAAAACTTCATAGTACATAACATAGAAGCAAGCACTGTTTTTAATGAACCAATGAAAACTCTTTACAAATGATTTCTAGAAAGAAATTAGATTGGTATGATTCATATTTGCCGACTGTATTTATGATGACAATCATCtataatttctcttgttttagTAATGTTCAATAAGTATGATCTTAATTTAGattacaaaattgaaatttcatatttattatgttttatgaatttttatactCATTTAGATAAGTATATTATAACATGgcattgtatatatttttaggaCAATTGTATCAGATACGGTATCTTACACGTACACATCACATGTACTTTTAGAATAATCAAATTGTCGTATCATATTTGTGCATCATGGGCAACGACAAACGATGAATTCTGCATCTTGGTCATCAGGTATAGCACAAGTTACAAAACtgtgaaaagaaaacaataattactTATGTCCTTGCTTGAAATTTAAGTATAACATTCCATCTAATCTCTACACACTCCAGTAgtcaaatcaagtcaaactaAGTGCCATTCACTCATTAGGAAAACCTGAATAAGGTAAAGATGAACAAAACTTCCACTGCAAGGCAAGCACAACTTaagcaaaactcaatttatAAGTCCAAATTAAACCCTTTAATCAAaccttaaaatttgaaatcaccCACTTCTCCctcataataaaacaaaaattccaTGACTATTAATAGCTTCTTAAATTTTAGAGCAGAAAGATTGTCATTCGATTACAAGTAATCGGATGACAAAAACCATATTAAAACTCATTCCAAACATGATTTCAGATTGATTGATAATTTAAAGTTGATagaaaattaaactcaaaactAAGTTCAAAACCTGGCCTGCAGCAATTCTGAGAAGTGCTCTTCTAATTCTGGTATCACTCTGCTCAGAAATCTTCATCTGCACTCTCACCAACTCCCCCGTCGTCCCCGCGCGCTTGCTCCCCTTCGACGACGACGTTTTCAGCCCCAGAGCCCTCTTCACCTTGCTCGCCGCCGTCGAAGTCAGCGACCGATGCAACGACGGCGCCGGCGCCGCCCTATCGCGATCCCCCCTCTCCGACTGCGATATGAACGTCAGCGGCTTCGGCCCCGAACTCCGGCACGCCGCGACTAGGATCTCGTACGCCGTCTCCCGGAGCTCCGATTCTGAAAAATACGGAGCCGGGTCGCCAAACGGAGCTCCGGGAAGTTCCTGAATTGGGTGCACCGGCATGGCGCTCTGGTGGTGTCTCTTTCCGGACATTTGCCGGTGACCCAGATAAGAAATTGAAAGGATCTTGATATGTGGTGGCGCAAGTTCGAAACTTTTTGAGGCGCGTGAAGTGGGACCGTGATTTCTCTGCTTGGGTGTCAGAGAAAGTGCTGTGGGGAAGTTTGGTTCCTTTGGCCCTTTGTGTTTGTTATTCTTTCTTGACTTTGACGATAGCTGCGTGGGCCAGTCAGAGAattaaagaaagagagaaaaattttgtgaaaaaatgaGTGTGTTTGAACTTTGAAATTGAAGAACGGTGGTTGCAGAGTGCAGTGGGGACACACAAAAAGATGatgaaagaataaagaagaaaacaaaattgcatCTTTTGGATTGAGACACATTTCCTTATACCAGTTTTTTAATGCTTTGCTTGCTGGATATGATAAGATCATTCATGTTATTCataattcttttcttaattatttatttcctggatattaacaactttttcttacaCTGATTCTCATATTTTAATACGTAATTCAtctttttagtaaaataatcactttttttggtaaaataatGGTCATTACATTACTAATTCTTTTGTTGTATTGTAATAATGATGTATGGTACTGTTAAAGTGAATCTTGTATACTATATTTCTGACACTCGTTTCgattcttttttatcttattcgATTATCGTTTAATTTAGTTATGTTTGTCGTCTGTGTGAAAACGTCAATTtgatttaatgttattttctcTAAGGATATTTGATAggtttaaaatataagtaataaatGTGAGCATAAGTATTTAACCACTCGAGGTATAAAAATGGATATTAAAactaggaaaatgatatttttgacaCCAAATTTTGGACactattttgatactgcacacgtgtcaaaatgtggttggacgatttcaaataaaaaaagaattttggtttttttcttccaaatatgctcttgtgtcacttttttttaatttgaaattgtccaaccacgttttaacacgtgtacagtgtcaaaataatgtcaaaaattggtgtcaaaatatcattttacttAAAACTAATATGTATAAACAGAGTAACTATTAAGTATATTAAAAGTATGTTTTATAAAGatcaattttaaagattttaattgtttttgggattaaaatttcttataatttaaactatatttctAATATAGTAGTTGAAAATTGTAAACATAGTTCTTTTTTTctgaataaaaaaactaattttatgagTATAGAAGAAATCTGtagtttttttaaacaattttattcattttcaagTCAAtgaatactttatatatttgtaatcaCACAGTAATGCAAATCTTTGTTAAAGTTCATACTTGATCCAACATTGAAATTAGAAAAGATAacgatattttaataacattttttataatattttaatattatttatgtattatttcgTAATTGattcatattcatatttataattattattaatataactttttatgttttactttaTAGCGTTGAACcacattagaaaaaatatacgattttataggtttttctttttacattaaatGTGACATGCAGGAACGGACAAGTCCATTAGCTCAATTAGGAAACACAATTGTTCTAGGGCCTCTAATTTGAGAGTGTAGTCCAAATTAAGTATTTTCTTCTTGCACCCTTATTATTACTGACTGTACTCCTATATagcataaaagtaaaaaatgctCTTATACACTCCATCCGCCACAGCTTCCGTAgcctatttcattttttttaaatttttctctcctaaaaaatattaaaatgaagaaCTTAGTTCCAAATATATCCTAATTCACTaaatcaaaagaataatttatctCATTGAATGTCTAATTCATGTTTAATTAGTCTACACTAGGTTAATTCATGTTTAACGAGGGATAATTTGggatttatgaattttatggCAGTGCAGAAATAAGCAAAGGAGATGCAGAAAGAATGAACGAACAACCCTGTTTGAGTTACATTCCTAAAATTTATTGGGCCACTAAGGCCCATTAGAATCCCTTTTTGTGGTTTTGTTCTTTTCCTGCTGTACCAATAAATAGAAGCTATTGACATCATTATtagatatctaaaataaaaaaagagagttctaaaataaaactaggatctttaaaaggttaatttgtttctcttatttatttttcataatttttttaaaaaatattgaagatatAATTCATCATCTCATCGTCCACATCACAAACAACTACTACCAAATGTTGTGTCTATTTTACTCTTTTGGACAATTTAGCATGATCAtgtaatttcaaatattatattttaatctaatttagaTCCTACGATTTTacgaatatttaattttagtctttataaaaatttgactAAACATttagttttccatttttttttaaatgaaacagTTTTAGTCTAATATTAATACACAATTTAATTGCCaacaaaaagtattattatatgataatatcaatatccattatatatatatatatatatatatatatatatatatatatatataatattaaaaatattttttttaccgtATTACGTCAAGCCGGCGGGACACTcctataaagaagaaaatagctTAATAGTTATTGAATGTAGTAGAACCAACAGGCAAGACCAGTCCGCTAGTGGTAGAAACGTCCGGTCATAATCAAAAAATAGGTTTGGTTGTAAAGATTAagataaatgataattagttGGACCAAGATTGACCCATGATTAAGGTTTCACTAATCTGAAGCCCATGCCAAAAACTATatatacatttcaaaaataAGAGGTAGGTAGTCATATTTACTATGCATTTAATACTGTTATTTTGAACTCCCGTATGAACAACTCATGGATTTAAGCATCGGATAACTTTTGACAAGTACACTTCTAGATGATGAAATGAAGACAGCTTACGGACTTAAACATCAGATAATTTTTGACAAGTACACTTCTGAATGGCAAAACAAAGAGAGACAATAAAAATGGTTACTAACGAcatcttaaaagaaattatatagcCATTGAAAGTGACTCGACTCAtcccaaaacatttttcaactataagcattataataattatctcgatatatatatatatatatatatatatatatatatatatattttcttaataataattcCAAGTGTTTATTCCCGTAACTTTATAAATCAAAGGCGAGttgacaaaataaattgaatttaaaaaaaaaaaagtataaaaacttgTAATGTAATGGAATGCATGCGAAACTATGtataaatagttatattttataaataaataaagttgagACAATGACAATAACaaccttattattataaattcaattaagaaagaaagaaaaagaaaaagatgagatGAATTTGGGCACGTGGATAGATATATTAAAGCttgaaaacaaatgaaaaagaatagaGTTTAGTTCTTCCACCGACACCAACCCATTATTTGCTGCCATCTGTtccaaatcttatttttttggTACAAGTCCTAATCACTCTCTCAACATACATTAAAACGGGTCATGCATTCGGGTCGGTCCAGtaagatagaataaaaatatttattttttatctacttTATTAATTGGATATTtgttcaaaaattattttttaatattttaaaatttgtatgtatttatacatatttgtagatattttaaaaaatattaataaaattataaaaataatttaaacaataatataaatttaaatttaaatttaaataattttaatctaataaaatagaaattaaattaattttttattaaatttaacttaatagaatataattttaattttaactttttaatgtaTGTATAAATTGTATGAtaccataataaataaatgtccACTGTCaatgaataataatacttataaatataatgaaaaattattgaatatttcacttgaatttaatatataaatggatttCTTTTGTCCACTGCTTACTAAATTGGCGAGACAAAATGTCATATTTAAATCTTGAATTTGTTgggatataaataaaatagagcGAGTTAGAAGTTGGTATGTcaactttttttctatatatatttttatatttatttttaaaattacatgtgtaagatattaaattaactcattaaaatgaaaaatgataattcaaagattataattttttgtttcacattatataaaaaaatgtaaatatatgaaaaaaacatTGTAATTTAAATCATCATGTTTACAATACAATTTTcaattactattataatttattagtttaatatatataaatacaatactttaaatttattcacTTAGAATCattatctaaaaaattaaatcaataaaatgtttacacatacttaaatatatttcatatatatatatatatatatatatatatatatatatatatatatatatatttattgaacgTGCTTCAATTGGGTTGAATTGTTTTTTCCGTATTTATATCTGCAAtacaaaactaaaacaaaaaagtgCAATCTTGGAAACTTAttattggaagtctcacattgactagaAATAAGGtcaaattgtaatatataaataaagagcaaacctcatcttacaaagccggttttgtgagattgagttagaccT
Coding sequences:
- the LOC106771672 gene encoding uncharacterized protein LOC106771672 isoform X1; its protein translation is MSGKRHHQSAMPVHPIQELPGAPFGDPAPYFSESELRETAYEILVAACRSSGPKPLTFISQSERGDRDRAAPAPSLHRSLTSTAASKVKRALGLKTSSSKGSKRAGTTGELVRVQMKISEQSDTRIRRALLRIAAGQLGRRMETVVLPLELIQLFRSSDIPSQQEYEVWLRRHLKVLEVGLLLHPYLPLDKSDPSAQTLRNIIHGALEKSMDIGKNGESIQTFRTAVLSLACRSPSGSISETCHWADGSPLNLWIYQTLLEACFDLHAESSVIEEVDEVLELVKKTWVMLGINETLHNICFSWVLFHRYVVTGQVENDLLFASSNLLEEVGKDSGCSKDPLCSKILRNTLSLILSWAEKRLLAYHDTFDDGNIESMESVVSLAVLSAKILEDFSHDYNRKKKKEDDVEYTRVDNYIRSSLHAVFIQKLEKLDPNKNPSRKQNKVFPILSILARDITELAYNEKAIFSPKLKRWHPHAAGVAIATLHVCYGNELKKYVKGISELTPDAIEVLMAADKLEKDLVQIAVADSVDSEDGGKSIIREMQPYEAEAVIATLVKSWIKIRVDRLGEWVDRNLRQEVWNPQANKEGFAPSAVEVLRIIDDTLEAFFLLPIPMHADLLPDLMSGLDKSLQQYILEAKSGCGSPSSFIPTLPELTRCSTKSKFNGVFRKKERSQVAQRRKAHVGTTNGNSSIDIAQMSVRINTMQRIRMELGVLEKRIVANLSSSKSATDDIANGASLKFKLSASAAVEGIHQLCECIAYKIVFHDLSHVLWDGLYVGQVASARIELYLQELEQYLEIISSTVHDKVRTRVIVEVMRASFDGFLLVLLAGGPSRAFSLQDSAIIEEDFKFLTGLFWSNGDGLPTDLIEKHSTTVRGVLPLFSADTEHIIQQFSQLTMEMYGSRAKSRLPLPPTAEQWSPTEPNTLLRVLCNRNDEAAAKFLKKNYNLPTKV
- the LOC106771672 gene encoding uncharacterized protein LOC106771672 isoform X2 encodes the protein METVVLPLELIQLFRSSDIPSQQEYEVWLRRHLKVLEVGLLLHPYLPLDKSDPSAQTLRNIIHGALEKSMDIGKNGESIQTFRTAVLSLACRSPSGSISETCHWADGSPLNLWIYQTLLEACFDLHAESSVIEEVDEVLELVKKTWVMLGINETLHNICFSWVLFHRYVVTGQVENDLLFASSNLLEEVGKDSGCSKDPLCSKILRNTLSLILSWAEKRLLAYHDTFDDGNIESMESVVSLAVLSAKILEDFSHDYNRKKKKEDDVEYTRVDNYIRSSLHAVFIQKLEKLDPNKNPSRKQNKVFPILSILARDITELAYNEKAIFSPKLKRWHPHAAGVAIATLHVCYGNELKKYVKGISELTPDAIEVLMAADKLEKDLVQIAVADSVDSEDGGKSIIREMQPYEAEAVIATLVKSWIKIRVDRLGEWVDRNLRQEVWNPQANKEGFAPSAVEVLRIIDDTLEAFFLLPIPMHADLLPDLMSGLDKSLQQYILEAKSGCGSPSSFIPTLPELTRCSTKSKFNGVFRKKERSQVAQRRKAHVGTTNGNSSIDIAQMSVRINTMQRIRMELGVLEKRIVANLSSSKSATDDIANGASLKFKLSASAAVEGIHQLCECIAYKIVFHDLSHVLWDGLYVGQVASARIELYLQELEQYLEIISSTVHDKVRTRVIVEVMRASFDGFLLVLLAGGPSRAFSLQDSAIIEEDFKFLTGLFWSNGDGLPTDLIEKHSTTVRGVLPLFSADTEHIIQQFSQLTMEMYGSRAKSRLPLPPTAEQWSPTEPNTLLRVLCNRNDEAAAKFLKKNYNLPTKV